Within Deinococcus wulumuqiensis R12, the genomic segment TCGGTTGGGCCGGAAATCGACCCAACTCACGGCGCAGGCGAGCAGCCCCAGCACGCCCGCGAGCAGCAGCACCGGACGCACCAGGGTCCGGGGGGCCAGCGCAGGAACGGGGGTTGGCATCCCCCCACTGTCGGCGGCGGGCCACGCCAGCGGCATGAGGGGGCCTTGACCGCGCCTTCATCCGGGGCGGCAGTGTGCGGCGCCCGACACAGTCAGCGGGCGGGGGGGGCTAGGGTAGACGGGTTTGCCGGCCCTGCCCCCCTCACCCTGCTCTCCGGAGGCCCCCATGAACCGACTGCTCACCCTCTCCGCCCTGCTGCTCCTGCCCACCGCGCTTGCCCAGAAGACCGTCACGGTGGGCAGCAAAATCGACACCGAGGGCGCCCTGCTGTGCCAGATCACCAAGCAGGCCCTTGAGCGCGGCGGCTTCAAGGTCAACGACAAGTGCTCCACCGGCGCCACCAACGTGGTCCGCAAGGCGCTGCTGCAAGGCGAAATCGACCTGTATCCCGAGTACACCGGCAGCGCCATCTACCTGCTGACCGAGGCCGGGCAGAAAATCGACCCCAAGGTGAGCCGTGACGCGGTCAAGGCGTACACCACCGTCAAGGCCCTCGACCTCAAGCTGAACAAGGTGGTGTGGCTGACCCGCGCCCCGGCCAACAACACCTGGGCCATTGCCGTGCCTGCCAAGCTGGCGCAGGCCAATGGCCTGAAGACGATGGCCGATTTCGCCCGTTACGTGAAGGCGGGCAAGCCGGTCAAACTCGCCGCCAGCCAGGAATTCGTGGACCGCGACGACGCGCTGAAAGCTTTTGAAAAGGCCTACGGTTTCAAGCTCAAGCCCTCGCAACTGGTCATCGTCCCCGGCGGCAACACCACCCAGACCGAAACGGCGGCGGCGCAGGGCACCAGCGGCGTCAACGCGGCGATGGCCTACGGCACCGACGGCGCCATCGGTGCGCTCGGCCTCGTGGCACTCAGCGACCCCAAAGGCGCGGTGGCGGTCTACCAGCCCGCGCTGACGGTGCGCCAGAGCGTGGCGCAGAAGTACCCGGAAATCGCCAAGATCATGAACCCCATTTTCGCCAAACTCGACGCGAGGACCCTGGCGCAGCTCAATGGCCGGATTGCTGTCGGCGGCGAGAGTGCGGCGGCGGTGGCGAAGTCCTGGCTGGCGAAGCGCTGAAGCGCTGAACTGTGGGGAGGGACCGGGCCGCCGGGTCTGGTCCCTCCCCCTTGTCGCCTGGGACACCCCGGCCCCCGCCAGCGCGTGACAGGGTAGGGCGCATGTGTGCTTCTGCGCCGGAGTCTTCCGTATCTGTCCTGTCCGCC encodes:
- a CDS encoding ABC transporter substrate-binding protein, producing the protein MNRLLTLSALLLLPTALAQKTVTVGSKIDTEGALLCQITKQALERGGFKVNDKCSTGATNVVRKALLQGEIDLYPEYTGSAIYLLTEAGQKIDPKVSRDAVKAYTTVKALDLKLNKVVWLTRAPANNTWAIAVPAKLAQANGLKTMADFARYVKAGKPVKLAASQEFVDRDDALKAFEKAYGFKLKPSQLVIVPGGNTTQTETAAAQGTSGVNAAMAYGTDGAIGALGLVALSDPKGAVAVYQPALTVRQSVAQKYPEIAKIMNPIFAKLDARTLAQLNGRIAVGGESAAAVAKSWLAKR